Within Lolium rigidum isolate FL_2022 chromosome 5, APGP_CSIRO_Lrig_0.1, whole genome shotgun sequence, the genomic segment TCACCTTTAAAAAAAAACATTCAAGATCAAAAGTGAATTTCTACGGTGCTTCTACCTAGAACAGAGAAGCATAGAGTGTGTGAATGTACAACGTGGAGGAAATTTCCTCGCAAGACAGGTATGAACCACTGAGTTCCAGTTTCAGGCAAGTGCGCGGTGGCTAGGCTTGGCAGTGGCCAGCCTGCCCGCCCGAGATCGATTCCCTTTGGGGACGATTTTCTGGTGTCTCACCGGGGCTTTAGGTCCCAAATAAAATCCCCTCCACACATATGTGCCACAACTACTAGCTCCTAGGGACACCCAAATTATGTGTGCTGTGTGTATAGTTCTAGAGTCTAACTTGTGCACtagtggtgtgcgtgtgtgtggtgTGAGTGTGGTGTTTAGTTAGTGCATAAGTTCAGTTGCTACAGCTGTAACACAGATCGAGgggtctaaaaaaaaaaaaaaaaaaaaaaaaaagtttcaggCAAGTGCGCGTGGAGACGGACGCGCTTTTGCCAAAAATGGAAGAAGGCCACTCTCACTCACTGAGGACTGAAGTAGAAGACGAAGCTCGGACAGAAATGGCGGCTCCTCCTCTCCCCTGATAAAACCCCTGGCCCTGGCCGGCTCCTCCACCGCGTCGCGAAGCCGCACGTCCGAtcagaggaggggcggaggaaggAACGATGATGCCGCGGCTGCCGTTTAGCCATCCGCTGGTGCACCCGGACCCCGCTCCGGTTCCGgttccggcgccggcgccggcgccgcccgctCCCGCTCCAGCTGCGGCTCCTGTTGcggctcccgctcccgctccAGCTGCGGCGCCGCAGGCCCCGGCGCAGGGGCAGGGCAACGCGCCGCCTGGGGTGCTGATGCACGGCCTACACGGGGGCGCTCTCGTGGCCCGCCTCGCGCAggcgctcctcgccgccgccgccatcgccgccatggTCTCCGCCAGCGACTTCGCCTCCCTCACCGCCTTCCGGTTCGTGCCCTTTCTCCCAACGGCGCCGTACCAGTACAGTCTATTCTCTCGATAGGGTCAGAACGGTGCTGAATCAGTAGTATTCCGGCAGGCAGAATTTTCGTCGTACCAATCTACATGTGAGGTGTGGTTTCAGGGATTTCGTTGCCTCTTGCCTGGGTTGATGGCCCGACTCTGCAGAGCCCCTCTGCTCTGTAAAGAGAGAGATGTGGAATAAGTTCTCAGCAGAAACTATCATTGGGCCCTCTCTAAATTCTCACTAGACATATTGTCGATATTCAATCCCCAAACAGAAACTATTACTACATTACGCCTTTTGGATTGATTTGGCATCATGATTCATGATATCACTCTCAGAGTCCCAGTTGTCTTCTTTGGAATGATACATCAGTGTTAGATGGAGTCTAGTTTGCTGATCATAACCCTTCTCATGTGAAAACCACAAATTCGGTTAACATTCTGGTTGTCAATGCATACATGTTGTCTTTGAGGAAAACATTCTTTTTGAACATCTACATTAGTGCTGGGATAGCATTGGTACCTACACGAAACAAGTGCTACTTCTGAATAGTTCTGAAACCAGTAGTGTATCTTATTTTCTGTCATGCAGTTAGATAGCATTTTTTACCTGTAAGATGCTATCTCTACAATTCAGAGTACCTAACTGATTTTGTTATGTCGATCAACTCGATGTTCTTCTTTTGACCAGCTACCTCGTGGCAGCAGAAGCTCTG encodes:
- the LOC124657610 gene encoding CASP-like protein 5A3; this translates as MPRLPFSHPLVHPDPAPVPVPAPAPAPPAPAPAAAPVAAPAPAPAAAPQAPAQGQGNAPPGVLMHGLHGGALVARLAQALLAAAAIAAMVSASDFASLTAFRYLVAAEALQCLWSLALSILYCYALLVGRSYRSPRAIAILCAGDWITGVLTFTAACASAGITTFVNDDVEACSDNHCPSFMAATAMAFLTWFTVAPCCVLNLGSVVHKLQRP